The following coding sequences lie in one Nerophis lumbriciformis linkage group LG02, RoL_Nlum_v2.1, whole genome shotgun sequence genomic window:
- the LOC133606108 gene encoding dual specificity phosphatase 29-like has translation MSSCVVKSRGKNPYAAVQVDPDSDYITPGTLDLEQLFWNGPSAQYAHVNQVWPNVFIGDEKTALERPGLKELGITHVLNAAEGKWNNVLTGADYYADMDIQYFGVEADDKPTFDISPFFCPATQFLSEALNQPQNKALVHCVMGRSRSATLVLAYLMMEHSLTVVDAIEHVRQRRCILPNHGFLKQLRALDIALQEKKLRVKRQVQNKHS, from the exons ATGTCCTCCTGTGTGGTAAAATCAAGAGGAAAGAACCCCTACGCGGCGGTCCAGGTGGACCCAGACAGTGATTACATCACACCAGGTACACTAGACCTGGAGCAGCTCTTTTGGAACGGCCCCAGTGCTCAGTATGCACACGTCAACCAAGTCTGGCCTAATGTCTTCATCGGGGATGA GAAGACGGCCCTGGAGCGACCTGGTCTGAAGGAATTGGGCATCACACATGTGCTGAATGCTGCGGAGGGCAAGTGGAACAACGTGCTGACTGGTGCAGATTACTACGCTGACATGGACATCCAATATTTTGGTGTGGAGGCTGACGATAAACCCACCTTTGACATCTCCCCGTTCTTCTGTCCGGCGACACAATTCCTCAGCGAGGCCCTGAACCAACCACAGA ACAAGGCGTTGGTGCACTGCGTGATGGGTCGCAGCAGGTCAGCCACTCTGGTCTTGGCCTACCTGATGATGGAGCACAGCTTGACTGTGGTGGATGCCATTGAGCATGTGCGACAGCGCCGCTGCATCTTGCCCAACCATGGCTTCCTGAAGCAGCTCAGAGCTCTGGACATCGCCCTGCAAGAGAAGAAGCTCAGAGTGAAAAGACAGGTGCAAAACAAACACTCGTGA